One segment of Desulfurellaceae bacterium DNA contains the following:
- a CDS encoding FtsQ-type POTRA domain-containing protein — protein MKRATPPTPSTRTRSARPWGRRLLVFTLLLGCLWIVGGKLIRFVAAQPYFALQHIVVHTDGRLSQADIRRWSGLHAGMSVFEVDRRQVETRLLDQARIRQARVERRLPDAVHIRVEARRPVAVVQGAQLVYLDRHGGYFFDPELSTVRLDLPYVSGVADLWLDAPTARRALGGVLRLLAASRLWREQLSEIRWERDAGYTLFLARRQITIRVGRETRPENLARVGRVLETWPVDGPAAVFDARFRNQVVVRPVPAATQALARGGAAEGEEDDA, from the coding sequence GTGAAACGCGCGACGCCGCCCACGCCATCAACAAGAACGCGTTCGGCTCGACCGTGGGGCAGGAGGCTGCTCGTCTTCACCCTCCTGCTGGGCTGCCTGTGGATCGTGGGGGGAAAGCTGATCCGTTTCGTCGCCGCCCAGCCCTATTTCGCCCTCCAGCACATCGTCGTCCACACCGATGGACGGCTGTCACAGGCCGATATTCGGCGCTGGAGCGGTCTCCACGCCGGTATGTCGGTCTTCGAGGTCGACCGCCGCCAGGTCGAAACCCGGCTTCTCGACCAGGCCCGGATCCGTCAGGCCCGGGTCGAACGCCGACTGCCCGACGCCGTTCACATCCGGGTCGAGGCGCGTCGTCCCGTCGCCGTTGTCCAAGGGGCGCAACTCGTCTATCTTGATCGGCACGGCGGCTACTTTTTTGACCCCGAGCTTTCGACCGTCCGACTCGATCTGCCCTATGTCAGTGGTGTGGCCGACCTGTGGCTGGACGCGCCCACCGCCCGCCGTGCACTGGGAGGCGTCCTGCGGCTGTTGGCGGCGAGTCGGCTGTGGCGGGAACAGTTGTCTGAAATTCGCTGGGAGCGGGACGCGGGCTATACCCTGTTCCTGGCCCGGCGACAGATAACGATTCGGGTCGGCCGGGAAACGCGGCCCGAAAACTTGGCCCGCGTTGGGCGGGTGCTTGAAACCTGGCCGGTCGATGGGCCAGCGGCCGTGTTTGACGCCCGCTTTCGTAATCAGGTGGTGGTCCGTCCGGTTCCGGCTGCCACCCAAGCGCTGGCCCGCGGGGGAGCTGCCGAGGGAGAAGAAGACGATGCATAA
- the ftsZ gene encoding cell division protein FtsZ, with amino-acid sequence MLEFVENDRDGAQIRIVGIGGAGGNAINTMISAGLVGVDFIVANTDAQALQMNLAPTKIQLGTDLTKGLGAGSNPEIGRRSTIESEEEIGGYLQGADMVFITAGMGGGTGTGGAPVAARIAKETGALTVGVVTKPFLFEGRRRMRQAEEGIRELKDNVDTLISIPNQRLLAVASRSQPLLEAFHKADEVLLQAVRGISDLITVGGLINLDFADVRTIMAEMGMAIMGAATANGEGRAEEASRRAIASPLLEDISISGARGILINVTGGPSMTLHEVNEAATLIQDEADEEANIIFGAVIDESMGEDLSITVIATGFDEAESAVQDTRPPALSSVKGGLRTPAGQRKVVHLGTLVDDDLDTPTWQRKRQTGKTAEETAETPPAAEANDSYDIPAFLRKQAK; translated from the coding sequence ATGCTTGAGTTTGTGGAGAATGATAGAGATGGGGCGCAGATCCGTATCGTCGGCATTGGGGGCGCGGGAGGCAATGCCATCAATACCATGATTAGTGCCGGGCTGGTCGGCGTCGACTTCATTGTTGCCAACACCGATGCCCAGGCCCTGCAGATGAATCTGGCGCCGACCAAGATTCAGCTCGGCACCGATTTGACCAAAGGACTGGGAGCCGGCTCCAATCCCGAGATCGGACGCCGCTCCACGATTGAGAGCGAGGAGGAGATCGGCGGATACCTGCAGGGGGCCGATATGGTCTTCATCACCGCCGGTATGGGCGGGGGCACGGGCACCGGAGGGGCTCCGGTTGCGGCCCGTATTGCCAAGGAGACCGGTGCGCTGACTGTTGGTGTGGTGACCAAACCCTTCCTGTTTGAGGGGCGTCGGCGCATGCGCCAGGCCGAAGAGGGGATTCGCGAGCTCAAGGACAACGTCGATACCCTGATCTCGATTCCGAATCAGCGGCTGCTGGCCGTGGCCAGCCGCAGCCAGCCGCTGCTCGAAGCCTTCCACAAGGCCGACGAGGTGTTGCTTCAGGCGGTGCGCGGCATTTCCGACCTGATTACGGTCGGCGGCCTGATCAACCTCGACTTTGCCGATGTGCGGACGATCATGGCCGAGATGGGCATGGCGATCATGGGCGCGGCAACGGCCAACGGCGAGGGGCGGGCCGAGGAAGCCTCGCGCCGGGCGATTGCCAGCCCGCTGCTGGAAGATATTTCCATCAGTGGGGCGAGAGGCATTCTCATCAATGTGACCGGCGGACCGAGCATGACCCTGCACGAGGTCAATGAGGCGGCCACGCTCATCCAGGACGAGGCGGACGAAGAGGCCAACATCATCTTCGGCGCGGTGATTGATGAGTCAATGGGAGAGGATCTGTCGATTACCGTCATCGCCACCGGCTTCGACGAGGCCGAGTCTGCGGTTCAGGACACTCGCCCGCCGGCGCTCAGCTCGGTGAAGGGCGGGCTGCGGACGCCGGCCGGTCAGCGCAAGGTCGTCCACCTCGGCACGCTCGTTGATGACGATCTCGATACGCCGACCTGGCAGCGGAAGCGGCAGACCGGTAAGACAGCCGAGGAAACCGCCGAGACTCCGCCTGCCGCCGAGGCCAACGATAGCTACGATATCCCGGCATTTTTACGCAAGCAGGCGAAGTGA
- the murB gene encoding UDP-N-acetylmuramate dehydrogenase, translating into MQAERKNRLLRLLSDQVCQVRRDVILARYTSFRIGGPADIFVEPHSLAELQAVVGLVRTEGLPLFILGGGSNLLVSDAGIRGVVVKLGKGFNYSRWSESGADRTERRVRVGAGRSLGRFVREAVAKGYAGVTFAEGIPGSVGGGLLMNAGAFGGELSQVVEMIRGVDRAARVVCLSAEQLGFGYRRTALPSDFIVAEIGFRLYPQEPARLGSAMRRAQTRRHTSQPHGSPNAGSVFKNPPGAYAGRLIELAGLKGARCGKARVSEQHANFILNTGGARAAEVKRLMEHVQRTVWAAHQVWLEPELRLVGDWEQGRGGPGLAAHASEEGP; encoded by the coding sequence GTGCAGGCTGAACGGAAAAACCGGCTGCTGCGGCTGCTGAGCGACCAGGTCTGCCAGGTCCGTCGCGATGTCATACTGGCCCGCTATACGTCTTTTCGGATTGGCGGTCCGGCCGACATCTTTGTCGAACCCCACAGCCTGGCCGAACTCCAAGCCGTAGTCGGGCTGGTCAGAACCGAAGGGCTGCCGCTGTTCATCCTGGGCGGAGGCAGCAATCTCCTGGTCAGCGATGCGGGTATCCGCGGTGTTGTAGTCAAGCTCGGCAAGGGGTTTAATTATAGCCGGTGGAGCGAGTCCGGGGCCGACCGGACCGAGCGGCGGGTGCGGGTTGGCGCTGGACGTTCGCTGGGTCGCTTTGTCCGCGAAGCCGTGGCCAAGGGCTATGCCGGGGTGACGTTCGCCGAGGGCATTCCCGGCAGTGTGGGCGGCGGGCTGCTGATGAATGCCGGCGCTTTTGGTGGGGAGTTGAGTCAGGTTGTGGAAATGATTCGGGGTGTTGATCGTGCCGCTCGGGTGGTGTGTCTGTCGGCAGAGCAACTCGGCTTTGGCTATCGTCGCACCGCGCTGCCATCCGACTTCATTGTGGCCGAGATCGGTTTTCGCCTGTACCCTCAGGAGCCGGCCCGGCTCGGCTCGGCAATGCGCCGGGCGCAGACACGACGCCATACCAGCCAGCCGCACGGCTCTCCCAACGCGGGCTCGGTGTTCAAAAATCCGCCCGGCGCCTATGCCGGTCGTCTGATCGAGCTGGCCGGACTGAAAGGCGCCCGCTGCGGGAAGGCGCGGGTGTCCGAGCAGCACGCCAATTTCATCCTGAATACCGGTGGCGCGCGGGCGGCCGAGGTGAAGCGGCTGATGGAACACGTACAGCGCACAGTGTGGGCTGCCCACCAGGTGTGGCTTGAGCCGGAGCTGCGTCTGGTCGGAGACTGGGAGCAGGGCCGGGGAGGACCGGGTCTGGCTGCCCACGCATCTGAGGAGGGACCATGA
- the ftsW gene encoding putative lipid II flippase FtsW: MESRTQADTARLEGQPPAPISPGAMDGWLLASVLLLLLIGQLMVLNTTYFYAAEHGDQPYRFVWKQALALALGLMAMGLTARLSSASYWRCAYPALLLAVVGLLVVLLSEGKVQRWIHLGPINVQPSEFAKGAVVLYLAFSLVKKVRRLHDFVSGVLPHVLVVGLVAFLIVIEPDLGGAVFVGMTLLVLLFVAGARKRHMALLVGAGLVVVTYGIMAAEYRSARLLSFLDPAAHRQAGGYQLHQSLLAFGAGGAHGVGLGQSSQKMFYLPEAHTDFVFAVVGEETGLWGTGLILGLFVVVGARGIRIALRHPHRFGQLLAFGCSFLLVGQAGLNMAVVLGLLPTKGLPLPFISYGGSSLCMALVYVGILLGLSREIRPENRIHA; this comes from the coding sequence ATGGAGAGCAGGACGCAGGCAGACACGGCCCGGCTCGAAGGCCAGCCACCGGCCCCTATCAGCCCCGGAGCGATGGATGGCTGGCTGCTGGCCAGCGTGCTGCTGCTGCTGCTGATCGGTCAGCTCATGGTCTTGAACACCACCTATTTTTATGCCGCCGAGCATGGCGATCAGCCCTATCGCTTTGTCTGGAAACAGGCCCTGGCGCTGGCCTTGGGCCTGATGGCGATGGGGCTGACCGCTCGGCTGTCATCGGCCAGCTATTGGCGCTGTGCCTATCCGGCCCTGTTGCTGGCAGTTGTGGGGCTGCTGGTCGTCCTGCTGTCCGAGGGAAAAGTCCAGCGCTGGATCCATCTCGGTCCGATCAATGTCCAGCCGTCCGAGTTCGCCAAAGGCGCGGTCGTGCTGTACCTGGCCTTCTCCCTGGTCAAAAAGGTCCGGCGTCTGCACGATTTTGTGTCTGGCGTGTTGCCCCATGTCCTGGTCGTTGGGCTGGTCGCCTTCCTGATTGTGATAGAACCCGACCTGGGCGGGGCGGTCTTTGTGGGCATGACGCTACTCGTCCTGCTGTTTGTCGCCGGAGCGCGCAAACGGCACATGGCTCTGCTGGTCGGAGCCGGGCTGGTCGTGGTGACGTATGGGATCATGGCGGCCGAATACCGCAGCGCCCGACTGCTGTCTTTTCTCGACCCGGCCGCCCACCGCCAGGCCGGCGGCTACCAGCTGCACCAGTCCTTGCTGGCCTTTGGGGCGGGCGGGGCCCACGGTGTCGGCCTGGGCCAGAGCAGCCAGAAGATGTTCTACCTGCCCGAGGCGCACACCGACTTTGTCTTCGCGGTGGTGGGTGAAGAAACCGGGCTGTGGGGGACGGGACTGATCCTCGGCCTGTTTGTCGTCGTCGGTGCCCGCGGCATACGGATCGCGCTGCGCCATCCCCATCGCTTTGGTCAGCTGCTGGCTTTTGGCTGTAGCTTTCTGCTGGTCGGTCAGGCCGGCCTGAATATGGCGGTGGTGCTGGGCCTGCTCCCGACAAAAGGTCTGCCCCTGCCGTTTATCAGTTATGGTGGGTCGTCGCTGTGCATGGCGCTGGTCTATGTGGGTATCCTGTTGGGCCTGTCGCGCGAGATTCGACCGGAGAACCGGATTCATGCCTAG
- the mraY gene encoding phospho-N-acetylmuramoyl-pentapeptide-transferase, which produces MLYLLLYPLHTSYSVLNVFRYITFRTLLAAIMALTVSFFLGPRLIAWLTALQVGQPIRPDGPQAHLSKAGTPTMGGTLILFSLAIATLLLADLSNLYVWLALGVTVGFGAIGFADDYRKVSHKNSIGLRGKYKLLCQLVLALGAAVCLICLPGFDTSLTIPFFKDLRPDLGWWYVPFAALVIVCASNAVNLTDGLDGLAIGPVMITGMTYALFSYVSGHAKIAEYLQVPNVPGAGEAAIFCGALAAAGLGFLWFNAYPAQMIMGDTGALSLGAALGIVALICKQEIVLILAGGVFVAEAASVIVQVASYKLRHKRIFRMAPLHHHFELLGWPEPLIIVRFWIVSIICALLALCTLKLR; this is translated from the coding sequence ATGCTCTACCTGCTGCTGTATCCGCTCCATACCAGCTACTCGGTGCTCAACGTTTTCCGCTATATCACCTTTCGGACGCTGCTGGCCGCCATCATGGCACTGACGGTGTCCTTTTTCCTCGGTCCGCGGCTGATCGCGTGGCTGACCGCCCTGCAGGTCGGACAGCCGATCCGGCCCGACGGTCCGCAGGCGCACCTGAGCAAAGCCGGAACGCCGACCATGGGCGGGACGCTGATTCTGTTCTCCCTGGCGATCGCCACCCTGCTCCTGGCCGATCTGAGCAATCTCTATGTGTGGCTGGCACTGGGAGTGACAGTCGGCTTTGGGGCGATCGGTTTTGCCGATGACTACCGCAAGGTGTCGCACAAAAATTCTATTGGCCTCAGAGGCAAATATAAGCTGCTGTGCCAGCTGGTTCTGGCCCTGGGGGCGGCCGTATGTCTGATCTGCCTGCCGGGCTTCGACACCAGCCTGACGATTCCGTTTTTCAAAGACCTGCGACCCGATCTGGGTTGGTGGTATGTTCCGTTCGCCGCCCTGGTGATTGTCTGCGCCTCCAATGCGGTCAACCTGACCGACGGGCTGGACGGCTTGGCGATTGGGCCGGTGATGATTACCGGGATGACCTACGCCCTGTTTTCCTATGTCAGCGGCCATGCCAAGATAGCCGAGTATTTACAGGTGCCGAATGTCCCCGGTGCGGGTGAGGCGGCCATCTTCTGCGGGGCGCTGGCCGCCGCCGGACTCGGATTTCTGTGGTTCAACGCCTATCCGGCCCAAATGATTATGGGCGACACCGGAGCGCTGTCGCTGGGGGCTGCGCTGGGTATTGTGGCTCTGATCTGCAAGCAGGAGATCGTCCTGATCCTGGCCGGGGGAGTGTTTGTGGCCGAGGCTGCTTCGGTCATTGTCCAGGTTGCCTCGTACAAGCTGCGCCACAAGCGGATTTTTCGTATGGCGCCGCTCCACCACCATTTCGAGTTGCTGGGCTGGCCGGAACCCCTGATTATTGTCCGGTTCTGGATTGTGTCGATTATTTGCGCGCTGCTGGCGCTGTGTACGCTGAAGTTGAGGTGA
- the ftsA gene encoding cell division protein FtsA has product MHKDAALLVSLDIGSYKTAVIVARQSLEGLEILGVGSALSQGLRKGLILNVETTAQTIRKAVEEAQTGANCDIYEVSSGIVGGYVEGITSQGLVIIENQEVQDEDLRRVIEVGRTRALSADCEILHVMPQEFLVDGQDRGTNPVGSSGVRLEAAVHLVAVSSSAVQTITKCCERAGLSVRRLYFTALAAAEAVLTPEEKEMGVALLDIGGGATSVIVFARGVPQHTAVLRVGGHNITNDLVVGLRTPLAEAEKIKQQYGCALMDLILPGETIEMARLGGREPVQLLRRRLGEIIEPRAEEIFSLTKAQLELTGLLDKLGSGLVLTGGGAILAGMPELAERVFQLPTRRGTPHHLDGLIDAQTSPMYATGLGILLASVQERHQNGIGPLRQDRGWQSVRERVVEWIRDFF; this is encoded by the coding sequence ATGCATAAGGATGCCGCTCTCCTGGTGAGTCTCGATATTGGGAGCTACAAAACCGCGGTGATTGTGGCCCGCCAGAGCCTCGAAGGGTTGGAAATCCTGGGGGTCGGCAGCGCCCTGTCCCAGGGCTTGCGCAAGGGCCTGATTCTCAATGTCGAAACGACCGCCCAAACCATCCGCAAAGCCGTCGAGGAAGCCCAGACCGGTGCCAACTGCGACATCTATGAAGTGAGTAGCGGCATTGTCGGCGGCTATGTCGAGGGGATCACCAGCCAGGGCTTGGTCATTATTGAGAACCAGGAGGTGCAGGACGAAGACCTGCGTCGGGTTATTGAGGTGGGTCGTACCCGGGCCCTGTCCGCCGACTGTGAGATCCTGCACGTCATGCCGCAGGAATTCCTGGTCGACGGCCAGGATAGGGGCACGAATCCGGTTGGCAGCTCCGGCGTGCGTCTCGAGGCAGCGGTCCATCTGGTGGCGGTGTCCAGCAGCGCCGTTCAGACCATCACCAAGTGCTGTGAGCGGGCCGGTCTGTCTGTGCGCCGGCTGTATTTTACCGCCCTGGCCGCAGCCGAGGCCGTGCTGACCCCGGAGGAGAAAGAAATGGGGGTAGCGCTGCTCGATATCGGCGGCGGGGCAACGAGCGTGATTGTCTTTGCCCGTGGCGTGCCCCAGCATACGGCGGTGCTCCGGGTCGGCGGACATAATATCACCAACGATTTGGTGGTCGGCTTGCGTACGCCGCTGGCCGAGGCGGAAAAGATCAAACAACAGTACGGCTGTGCGCTGATGGACCTGATCCTGCCCGGCGAAACGATTGAGATGGCGCGCCTCGGCGGGCGCGAGCCGGTCCAGTTGCTGCGGCGCCGGCTGGGGGAAATCATCGAACCGCGGGCCGAAGAAATCTTCAGTCTGACCAAAGCCCAGCTCGAGCTGACGGGACTGCTTGACAAACTCGGTTCGGGCTTGGTGCTGACCGGCGGCGGAGCCATTTTGGCGGGCATGCCCGAGCTGGCCGAGCGGGTTTTTCAACTGCCGACCCGACGCGGGACGCCGCACCATCTGGACGGCCTCATTGACGCGCAGACCAGTCCCATGTACGCGACTGGTCTGGGGATTCTCTTAGCCAGCGTACAGGAAAGACATCAGAACGGTATTGGGCCCCTCCGTCAGGATCGCGGATGGCAAAGCGTCCGGGAACGTGTGGTGGAGTGGATTCGCGATTTTTTTTAG
- a CDS encoding D-alanine--D-alanine ligase: MSTEGPRWRGKTVGVLLGGVSAEREISLRTGSAVCEALRGLGYDVTAIEVQADGGWLSQARRVDVVFIALHGKFGEDGTVQAVLEVLGIPYTGSGVLASALAMNKPMAKRIWHTHGIPTPAWEVIDTRAAKWKLATLSFPVVVKPSAEGSSVGVSIVRSSPDLPAALAEASRFDAASLVEAYIGGHEVTVGILGEHTLGAMEVIAKGEFHSYEVKYTAGREEFLMPAPLAPAVYDQVLGIALEAHRALGCGGYSRVDTRVTEDGQIFVLEVNSLPGLHELSYLPRIAAHAGLDYAALVEAILQRAGLHGQGRAG, encoded by the coding sequence ATGAGTACCGAGGGCCCGCGCTGGCGCGGAAAAACGGTCGGCGTGCTGCTGGGCGGTGTGTCGGCCGAGCGCGAGATTTCGCTGCGAACCGGTAGTGCGGTGTGTGAGGCGCTGCGCGGCCTGGGCTACGATGTGACCGCCATTGAGGTGCAGGCTGACGGCGGGTGGCTGAGCCAGGCGCGCCGGGTCGATGTGGTGTTCATCGCCCTGCACGGAAAGTTTGGCGAGGACGGCACGGTCCAGGCTGTCCTGGAGGTATTGGGGATCCCATATACCGGCTCGGGCGTCCTGGCCAGCGCGCTGGCCATGAACAAACCCATGGCTAAACGGATATGGCACACCCACGGGATTCCAACTCCGGCCTGGGAGGTGATCGATACCCGGGCGGCGAAGTGGAAGCTCGCCACGCTGTCGTTTCCGGTTGTGGTTAAGCCGAGCGCCGAGGGCTCGAGTGTGGGGGTGAGTATCGTGCGCTCCAGCCCCGATCTGCCGGCGGCCCTGGCCGAGGCGTCCCGGTTTGACGCGGCCAGCCTGGTCGAGGCGTATATCGGCGGCCACGAAGTTACGGTCGGGATTCTGGGCGAGCACACGCTGGGAGCGATGGAGGTCATTGCCAAGGGAGAATTCCACTCCTACGAGGTCAAGTACACGGCCGGCCGAGAGGAGTTCCTGATGCCCGCCCCGCTTGCGCCTGCGGTGTATGACCAAGTGCTTGGGATTGCCCTTGAGGCCCACCGGGCGCTGGGCTGCGGTGGCTATAGCCGGGTCGATACGCGGGTGACCGAAGACGGACAGATTTTTGTGCTGGAGGTCAATTCCTTGCCCGGGCTGCACGAACTCAGCTATCTGCCGCGCATTGCCGCCCACGCTGGGCTGGACTACGCAGCGCTGGTCGAGGCGATTTTGCAGCGCGCCGGTCTCCACGGCCAGGGGAGGGCGGGGTGA
- a CDS encoding UDP-N-acetylmuramate--L-alanine ligase: protein MAERTPTTGLGRSGNGPAGTLGPQGQVLFDTNRHIHFVGIGGIGMSGIAELLLNLGYQVSGSDQVESDATRRLTRLGAQIAYGHRAEHIDLRTDVVVISSAVKYANPEVSRARELRIPVIPRAEMLAELMRLKYGIAIAGTHGKTTTTSLVASVLAQADLDPTCVIGGRLNVVGSNARLGQGRFLVAEADESDGTFLLLSPTIVVVTNIDPEHLDFYGDMDRVRDAYLRFVNRVPFYGRAVLCLDSVNVRALLPHVHKRFVTYGLSPEADLMARDVRVSGMTTRCEVWAGDERLGPLHLKLPGRHSALNALAAVAVARELGIPFACVQHALTGFDGIQRRFEVKGEAAGVLVVDDYAHHPEELRATLRAAREGSCQADPARRLVAVFQPHRYSRTQALFDEFLSAFDDADTVLLTEIYPAGEEPRADVSGHRLYRALHQRGHTEVRFVADREGLARAALDCVRPGDMVMTLGAGDIHRTGDELLALLQKRGTGAG, encoded by the coding sequence ATGGCCGAAAGAACACCGACCACGGGTCTCGGACGGTCCGGAAATGGGCCGGCTGGGACGCTCGGTCCCCAGGGGCAGGTGTTGTTTGACACCAACCGCCATATTCATTTTGTCGGCATCGGGGGGATCGGCATGAGCGGCATTGCCGAGCTGCTGCTGAATCTGGGCTATCAGGTCAGCGGTTCGGACCAGGTCGAGTCGGACGCGACCCGTCGCCTGACCCGCCTCGGGGCTCAGATCGCCTATGGACATCGGGCTGAGCACATTGACCTGCGGACCGACGTGGTGGTCATCTCGTCGGCCGTGAAATACGCCAATCCAGAGGTCAGCCGGGCTCGGGAGCTGCGCATTCCGGTCATCCCGCGGGCAGAGATGCTGGCCGAGCTCATGCGTCTCAAATACGGGATTGCGATTGCCGGCACCCACGGCAAAACCACCACCACCTCGCTCGTGGCCAGCGTTCTGGCCCAGGCCGACCTGGATCCGACGTGTGTGATCGGCGGCCGGCTGAACGTTGTCGGCTCGAACGCGCGCTTGGGGCAGGGCCGCTTTCTGGTGGCCGAGGCTGACGAGAGCGACGGGACCTTTCTGCTGCTGAGCCCGACGATTGTCGTGGTCACCAATATCGATCCCGAGCATCTCGATTTTTACGGCGATATGGACCGGGTCAGAGACGCCTATCTGCGCTTTGTCAACCGGGTCCCGTTTTATGGCCGGGCCGTCTTGTGCCTGGACAGTGTCAATGTCCGGGCGCTGCTGCCCCACGTCCACAAGCGCTTTGTCACCTATGGCCTGAGTCCGGAGGCCGACCTGATGGCCCGCGATGTTCGCGTGTCGGGCATGACCACCCGTTGTGAGGTCTGGGCCGGCGACGAGCGATTGGGACCTCTACACCTCAAGCTGCCGGGCCGCCACTCTGCGCTCAACGCCCTGGCCGCGGTAGCGGTGGCGCGGGAGTTGGGGATCCCGTTTGCCTGCGTGCAGCACGCCCTGACCGGCTTTGACGGCATTCAGCGCCGTTTTGAGGTCAAGGGCGAGGCCGCTGGGGTGCTGGTTGTTGACGACTATGCGCACCACCCCGAGGAGCTGCGGGCGACTCTGCGGGCGGCCCGTGAGGGCAGCTGCCAGGCCGACCCGGCGCGGCGCCTGGTGGCAGTGTTTCAGCCCCACCGCTATTCGCGCACCCAGGCTCTGTTTGACGAGTTTCTGTCCGCTTTTGATGATGCCGACACGGTCTTGCTGACCGAGATCTACCCGGCCGGTGAGGAGCCGCGGGCCGACGTGTCGGGCCATCGGCTGTATCGGGCGCTGCACCAGCGCGGTCATACCGAGGTCCGTTTTGTTGCCGACCGGGAGGGGCTGGCCCGGGCGGCTCTCGACTGCGTCCGGCCGGGTGACATGGTCATGACCCTGGGCGCCGGGGATATCCACCGGACCGGGGACGAGCTGCTGGCGCTGCTGCAAAAGAGGGGGACGGGTGCAGGCTGA
- the murG gene encoding undecaprenyldiphospho-muramoylpentapeptide beta-N-acetylglucosaminyltransferase, whose translation MPRTPTPGRLRLLLAAGGTGGHLFPGVALAQDAQREVAAEVLFVGTPYGLEGRLVPRLGFPLRLISAQQLRGRGWWGGLQAGWAALRGVGSAWRILGEFRPDLIFSLGGYASGPTVVAAWLRRIPCVLLEPNAIPGLTNRLLGRFASRVCVGFPATVARFPAGKAVYTGTPVRWRSAELSPRPAEPNGAGRTRPFGVLVLGGSAGARRLNQTLPSAFAALGVPSGQLRIVHQTGQAEHAEVRDAYTRLGVEAEVVPFIEAMDAAYAAADLVICRAGAMTLAELTALGKPAIFVPYPYAADDHQRVNAEQLVRAGAALMILDAELSAERVAQALGGLMREPARLHAMARAAAACGQADATTRVLRECLACVPAAAQLAAGEAGR comes from the coding sequence ATGCCTAGGACGCCCACACCCGGACGGCTGCGGCTGCTGTTGGCCGCCGGGGGAACGGGGGGCCACCTGTTTCCGGGAGTCGCGCTCGCCCAAGACGCCCAGCGAGAAGTGGCGGCCGAGGTGTTGTTCGTCGGCACCCCGTACGGCCTGGAGGGGCGGCTGGTTCCGCGCCTGGGGTTTCCGCTGCGACTCATTTCCGCCCAACAGCTGCGGGGCAGAGGCTGGTGGGGCGGGCTCCAGGCCGGCTGGGCAGCCCTGCGCGGGGTTGGCTCGGCGTGGCGCATCCTGGGCGAGTTCAGACCCGATCTGATTTTCAGCCTGGGCGGCTATGCGTCCGGGCCGACGGTCGTGGCAGCCTGGCTGCGACGTATTCCGTGCGTGCTGCTTGAGCCGAACGCGATTCCGGGCCTCACCAATCGGTTGTTGGGGCGTTTTGCGAGCCGCGTGTGTGTTGGCTTTCCCGCTACCGTGGCCCGCTTTCCGGCCGGAAAAGCGGTCTATACCGGGACTCCGGTGCGCTGGCGAAGCGCCGAGCTGTCGCCCAGACCTGCGGAGCCGAACGGCGCCGGGCGGACCAGACCGTTCGGCGTCTTAGTCCTCGGCGGGAGTGCCGGCGCCCGGCGGCTTAACCAAACCCTGCCGTCGGCCTTTGCCGCCCTCGGCGTGCCGTCCGGCCAACTCCGCATCGTGCATCAGACCGGCCAGGCCGAGCACGCCGAGGTCCGCGATGCTTATACTCGGCTTGGCGTTGAGGCCGAGGTTGTGCCTTTCATCGAGGCCATGGACGCGGCCTATGCGGCGGCCGATCTGGTCATCTGCCGGGCCGGCGCCATGACCCTGGCCGAGCTGACAGCCCTGGGTAAACCGGCGATCTTTGTGCCCTACCCGTATGCGGCGGACGATCACCAGCGCGTCAACGCCGAGCAGCTGGTCCGAGCCGGAGCGGCGCTGATGATTCTGGACGCCGAGCTGAGTGCGGAGCGGGTTGCGCAGGCTCTCGGCGGCCTGATGCGTGAGCCTGCCCGCCTGCACGCCATGGCCCGGGCTGCGGCGGCTTGCGGCCAAGCCGATGCGACGACACGTGTCTTGCGCGAGTGTCTGGCCTGTGTCCCGGCCGCAGCCCAGCTCGCGGCCGGAGAAGCGGGACGGTAA